A window of Silurus meridionalis isolate SWU-2019-XX chromosome 28, ASM1480568v1, whole genome shotgun sequence contains these coding sequences:
- the LOC124381197 gene encoding macrophage mannose receptor 1-like yields MVQALYVALCCVVALSISGIFPIVHAVYRKYHLILNGKTWTDARTYCRAMYTDLATFETPDEITQLQNIAKSQNCADSIWIGLYNDVNSWRWSMGNVPLGSLKDWYSPNPDNLLAKESCGAIDPNGWYDYSCTTLLTFICFDDSYNGTSSYVFISTNVTWSDALTYCRQNHTDLASVRSSAENSILKSLAVNGGSWFGLFRDTWKWSDQTNFSSVPWLAGEPNNLLKVENCVFFLTVGLVMCCAHA; encoded by the exons ATGGTGCaagcactttatgtagctttgtgttgtgttgtagctctatct ATTTCAG GAATCTTCCCCATCGTCCATGCTGTCTATCGTAAGTACCATCTGATCCTTAATGGAAAAACATGGACTGATGCGAGGACTTACTGCAGGGCCATGTACACTGACTTGGCTACTTTTGAAACTCCTGATGAAATTACCCAACTTCAAAATATAGCAAAGAGTCAAAACTGTGCTGATAGCATTTGGATTGGACTTTATAACGACGTCAATAGCTGGCGCTGGTCAATGGGAAATGTGCCTCTTGGAAGTTTGAAAGATTGGTATTCCCCAAATCCTGACAACCTGCTTGCAAAAGAAAGCTGTGGTGCGATAGATCCGAATGGCTGGTATGATTATTCGTGTACAACACTTTTGACCTTCATCTGCTTTGATG ACAGCTACAATGGTACCAGCAGCTATGTTTTCATTTCTACAAACGTTACATGGTCCGATGCTCTGACATACTGTAGACAGAATCACACAGACCTGGCCAGTGTGAGAAGCTCAGCTGAAAACTCCATTTTAAAATCACTGGCTGTCAATGGAGGATCTTGGTTTGGTCTATTTAGAGATACCTGGAAGTGGTCAGACCAGACAAACTTCAGCTCTGTTCCCTGGCTAGCTGGAGAaccaaataatttattaaaagtagaaaattgtgttttttttttaacggtcGGCTTGGTGATGTGCTGTGCGCACGCATAA
- the LOC124381598 gene encoding C-type mannose receptor 2-like, whose protein sequence is MKLHLFMLLFITEVLPAIHAVSRKYHLILTAKTWTDARTYCRAMYNDLATLETPAEIVKIQNIAKSQNCASATWIGLYNDVNSWRWSMGNESLGSFKFWYSPNPDNWMATESCAAIDLYGWYDFSCKTLLTFICFDGNYTGTSRYIFINMQSTWSDAQSYCRQHHTDLASARNSTENSIVNSLAVFGGSWFGLFRDTWKWSDQTNFTSIPWIPGQPDNSLKQENCVLLLNGQAGDDLCSKILPFFCESVITGKKQIARLKIQSNQDVDDPAVKVAILDKIRQMFSNQGNITVRWRQQSEGLVFKRIKGILQQPPFVRSTCGCSLVI, encoded by the exons ATGAAACTTCATCTGTTCATGCTCCTGTTTATCACAG AAGTCCTCCCTGCCATCCATGCTGTCTCTCGTAAGTACCATCTGATCCTCACGGCGAAAACATGGACTGATGCGAGGACTTACTGCAGGGCCATGTACAATGACTTGGCTACTTTGGAAACTCCTGCTGAGATTGTAAAAATTCAAAATATAGCAAAGAGTCAAAACTGTGCTTCCGCCACTTGGATTGGACTTTATAACGATGTCAATAGCTGGCGCTGGTCGATGGGAAATGAGTCTCTAGGAAGTTTTAAATTTTGGTATTCCCCAAATCCTGACAACTGGATGGCAACAGAAAGCTGTGCTGCAATAGATCTTTATGGCTGGTACGATTTTTCTTGTAAAACACTGTTGACCTTCATCTGCTTTGATG GAAACTACACTGGCACCAGCagatatatttttatcaatatGCAATCGACATGGTCCGATGCTCAGAGTTACTGTCGGCAGCATCACACAGACCTGGCCAGTGCGAGAAACTCAACTGAAAACTCCATTGTGAATTCACTGGCTGTCTTTGGAGGATCTTGGTTTGGTCTATTCAGAGATACCTGGAAGTGGTCAGACCAGACAAACTTCACCTCTATTCCTTGGATTCCTGGACAACCAGATAATTCTCTCAAACAAGAAAACTgcgttttgttgttaaatgGTCAGGCTGGTGATGATCTGTGCTCGAAAATATTACCTTTCTTCTGCGAGTCAG tAATCACAGGGAAGAAGCAAATAGCAAGACTGAAGATCCAGTCCAATCAGGATGTGGATGATCCTGCGGTAAAGGTGGCCATTTTGGATAAG ATCCGGCAGATGTTCAGTAATCAAGGGAACATCACAGTGAGATGGAGACAGCAGTCAGAAGGACTGGTTTTCAAAAGGATTAAAGGGATCCTACAGCAACCACCTTTTGTTAGATCTACCTGTGGATGCAGTTTAGTGATATGA